A stretch of Haemorhous mexicanus isolate bHaeMex1 chromosome 32, bHaeMex1.pri, whole genome shotgun sequence DNA encodes these proteins:
- the LOC132340567 gene encoding uncharacterized protein LOC132340567, translating into MEPRELLEALVDVVATLGELAATVAGPDGDVLLGVSPRSLQMALDTFISDLQGTLGHHGDTSLGKALAAFRANLGATWAHVTAAASAWRGSVAKLEDSWAQLAKKATELRNACRDMATRETTTAATANTRARDLQDKATRWEPSLHNLVAEVWQPLLALDKEEVASVVAAHEARMAAATSEVVAATKAKEEAVVTTSMAEGATRRGKKAEAALRLLKRLVAACDRAMVYPQELQRQLGDIEATLKGTNQASPDVPEALVAAVANAELLWKARARLATRHLVGTLEDIHLLLSSHAGDTGGPSGHAVAEQCQKAIEDIPMLLQGQ; encoded by the exons ATGGAGCCCCGTGAG ctgctggaggcGCTGGTGGACGTGGTGGCCACCCTGGGTGAGCTGGCAGCCACCGTCGCTGGGCCGGATGGGGACGTGCTGCTGGGCGTGTCCCCAAGATCCCTGCAAATGGCCCTGGACACCTTCATCAGTGACCTccagggcaccctgggccaCCACGGtgacacctccctgggcaagGCCCTGGCTGCCTTTAGGGCCAACCTGGGGGCCACCTGGGCCCATGTgacagctgcagccagtgcctggCGGGGCTCGGTGGCCAAGCTCGAGGACAGCTGGGCCCAGCTGGCCAAAAAGGCCACCGAGCTCCGCAATGCCTGCAGGGACATGGCCACCAGGGAGACCACCACTGCGGCCACCGCCAACACGCGGGCCAGGGACCTGCAGGACAAGGCCACCCGCTGGGAGCCATCTCTGCACAACCTGGTGGCTGAGGTCTGGCAGCCGCTTCTGGCCCTGGACAAGGAGGAGGTGGCCTCAGTGGTGGCCGCGCATGAGGCCCGGATGGCAGCAGCCACCAGTGAGGTGGTAGCAGCCACCAAGGCCAAGGAAGAGGCTGTGGTGACCACCAGCATGGCAGAGGGGGCCACCAGGAGGGGAAAGAAGGCAGAagcagccctgaggctgctgaagcgcttggtggccgcgtgtgacagagccatggtgtacccccaggagctgcagcgccAGCTTGGGGACATCGAGGCCACCCTGAAGGGGACAAATCAGGcatcccctgatgtccccgagGCCTTGGTGGCTGCGGTGGCCAATGCCGAGCTGCTGTGGAAGGCCCGTGCCCGCCTGGCTACGCGTCACCTAGTGGGGACACTTGAGGACATCCACTTGCTTCTCTCAAGTCACGCTGGTGACACTGGTGGCCCCAGTGGCCATGCAGTGGCTGAGCAGTGCCAAAAagccatcgaggacatcccaatgctgctgcagggacagtga